The DNA region TTACAATGCAATGATGAAAGAGCCTGTTACGGAAAAATATATCACGGTTGCAGGAGATATACCTAAGCGCTTGACCGTAAAGGTTCCAGTGGGAACACCGATAATAGATGTGTTGAAGCTAAGCGGTATCGATAATTTTGAAGGGTATGCCGTTATTGATGGAGGTCCTATGATGGGGCCAGTCTTGAGCAGTTTAAATGGATTTGTGACAAAGAAAACAAAGGGATTAGTCATTTTAAAAAAGCAGCATAATCTGATTCGAAGAAAATCAATTAGTATGGAACAGGCAATGAGAGTGAATAAATCTTGTGAACAATGTCGTATGTGTACGGACATGTGTCCTCGTTATTTGCTTGGGCACAACATGCAGCCACATAAGATGATGAGGGTAACAAACTATGCATTGGAGGATGTGGAAGATCAGAAGAGTGCCTATCTTTGCTCCCAGTGTAATTTATGTGAATTGTTCTCATGTCCAATTGGAATATATCCGAGGAATGCCAATCAGTCTATTAAACAGAAATTAGTTGAAAAAAATATTCGATATACTATGGTGCAGACAACATTCACTGCCCGCAAAAACCGTAAATTCCGCTTTGTTCCAAGTAAGCGTCTTACGGCTAGATTGGGCTTGTATGGTTATGACAAACCGGCTCCATTGACAGACATTACACTAAAACCAGAGCTTGTATATATTGCAAAAAGCCAGCATGTCGGGGCTCCGGCAATTCCAGTTGTTTCCGTTGGTGATCACGTAGCCGTTGGACAGCTGATTGGAAGAATTCCTGAAAACAGTTTAGGAGCCGCAATTCATGCAAGCATTTCTGGAACAGTTGTGGAAATCGAAAATGCTTTTATTGCAATAAGGAGGGACTAAAAATGTCGAATGCAATAGGGATGGTTGAATTTACAAGCATTGCTCGTGGTATTTATGTGGCAGATCAGATGGTAAAGATATCTAATGTGGAAATCATTACAGCTGCTTCTACTTGCCCAGGTAAGTATATTGCCATTGTTCATGGTGACGTTGCATCCGTTCAGGATTCAGTAGCAATAGGTGAGCGGATGGCAGAAGACTATTTAGTTGATTCTCTTATCATCCCTAATGTTAGTCCTGCGGTATTTCCCGCAATAACGGGCACAACCATGCCTGATAGAATTCAGGCTCTGGGAATAATAGAGTCCTTCTCCTTGGCAACGATGATTTTAGCTGCGGATGCTATTCTAAAGACTGCTGATGTTCAAGCACTTGAACTTCGTTTGGGAAATGGAATAGGAGGCAAGGCATATTTTACTTTTACCGGTGATGTGGCTGCGGTTGAAACGAGTATTGAAGCAGGAAAGGCAGTAGCAGAAGAAAAAGGTTTGTTGGTAAATGCAGAGGTTATAGCATCGGTATCCGACAGACTAATCCCATGTTTATTTTAAGATCTTCTATATTATTAGAATTTAATGCTGAAGGGAGGTGAGGGTATGAGGAAGTTAATCTGTATAAAAGATGTTGAAGCATTTGAAAAGCAGGGGCAAAAGATAGTTTATATTGAAAGCAATACGATTATCACTCCGGCAGCCAGAGATGCTGCAAAAGTATCCGGAATCGAATTTTCTTACGAGAAAAAAGCCTGTGAAAGCATTTCACCTGTCCATGAGAAAACCGGCACTGGTGAAATTGACAGTAATATGATTTATGCTGTGCTCAAGTCCATGATGGATAAAGGACTTCTAAAAGGATTATTAGACAACATACCTGTGCTGCCATATCAAGCTGAGCGTGATTCGGGAGGATTAAAGGTAGTTAGGGGTAATTCAGTTAAGTTTGATGTGTTTGATACTGGAAATCCTAACGATAAAGTATTTTATCAGGAAGTAATTAGTAAAGAGGATTCCTCCATGAGTGCAGGATTTTTAACGATAGAAAAATCCAGCTTTGAATGGGAACTCTGTTATGAAGAAATTGATTATGTAATAGAAGGTACGTTGACGATATCGATTAATGGAAAAACCTTCACAGCGTATCCTGGAGATGTGGTCTATGTACCGTCAGGCTCTAAGGTAATATGGGGTTCACCGGATAAGGTTAAACTTTTTTATACTACATATCCAGCTAACTGGTCTGACACGATGCAGAAGTAAGGAGGTGGATAAATGCAGGCACTTGGATTAATCGAGACAAGAGGGCTCCTTGCTGCAGTTGAAAGTGCTGATGCAATGCTAAAGGCAGCAGCCGTTACCCTTATAGACAAGACCCATGTTGGAGGAGGTCTTGTATCCATTGCTGTCACCGGTGAAGTAGCTTCCGTACAAGCTGCAGTAGAAGCCGGTACAGCAGCAGTAAGACAAATCAATAACGAATTGCTGATATCTTTCCATGTCATTCCACGTCCTCATGATGAAGTGGCTGGTCTGTTGAGTGATGTAAAATCGCCTGAGAATGAGAGAGGTCAGTTATTTGAACCGCTGAAAGCTGAAACAAAAGAGGAAGCAGAAGTGGAGAAAACAGAAGTCGAAGAAAAAGTGACAGTAGCAGATAGGGAAAAAATAAATAAGAGTAAGATCGATTCTATCGTTCTTAAATATGGGTTTGTAGAAGCCTTTGAGTTTCTGAACAGCCTTAAAGTAACAAAACTTCGAACTATTGCTCGCGAATATAAGGACTTAAGCATCGCGGGAAGATTGATTTCAAAGGCAGATAAGAAAAAGCTGCTGGCAGTGTTT from Neobacillus sp. FSL H8-0543 includes:
- a CDS encoding BMC domain-containing protein translates to MSNAIGMVEFTSIARGIYVADQMVKISNVEIITAASTCPGKYIAIVHGDVASVQDSVAIGERMAEDYLVDSLIIPNVSPAVFPAITGTTMPDRIQALGIIESFSLATMILAADAILKTADVQALELRLGNGIGGKAYFTFTGDVAAVETSIEAGKAVAEEKGLLVNAEVIASVSDRLIPCLF
- a CDS encoding cupin domain-containing protein, translated to MRKLICIKDVEAFEKQGQKIVYIESNTIITPAARDAAKVSGIEFSYEKKACESISPVHEKTGTGEIDSNMIYAVLKSMMDKGLLKGLLDNIPVLPYQAERDSGGLKVVRGNSVKFDVFDTGNPNDKVFYQEVISKEDSSMSAGFLTIEKSSFEWELCYEEIDYVIEGTLTISINGKTFTAYPGDVVYVPSGSKVIWGSPDKVKLFYTTYPANWSDTMQK
- a CDS encoding BMC domain-containing protein codes for the protein MQALGLIETRGLLAAVESADAMLKAAAVTLIDKTHVGGGLVSIAVTGEVASVQAAVEAGTAAVRQINNELLISFHVIPRPHDEVAGLLSDVKSPENERGQLFEPLKAETKEEAEVEKTEVEEKVTVADREKINKSKIDSIVLKYGFVEAFEFLNSLKVTKLRTIAREYKDLSIAGRLISKADKKKLLAVFDEYYSTKQLD